One part of the Deltaproteobacteria bacterium genome encodes these proteins:
- a CDS encoding HAMP domain-containing histidine kinase: MLPVWIIDFFGAAAAIILAYLCLGEARKLMQAERDNPLWAFFFWLTVTFLALALSRSLGHLFKYILIFSGAAELWEIIRPVSGGINTLAFMTVASVTMFFHHIQGIYRRMEANHAELESVSREILNLNRDLETLVMERTMAEMALGVADGIRNPICVIGGFSNLLLRRLTPEDPSREWLRAIAEETKRMEQMVEKFEALAKEREYFFSQEDLNLIVQDVLTILAPEAEAKNLSLKAKLWPQPLIGKLSKHLLRVALSHLLRNAIEATPPGGQIEVVTSLTDDQAHLEIRDTGKGMPAEVVEKVFVPFYTTKIGGTGLGLVFVRQIIEEHRGDINITSQPGQGTTVSINLPQRFTERTAEAPRPPDQ; encoded by the coding sequence TGTTACCGGTGTGGATCATTGATTTTTTCGGGGCCGCCGCGGCCATTATATTGGCCTACCTATGCTTGGGAGAGGCCCGCAAGCTAATGCAGGCCGAACGGGACAATCCACTGTGGGCCTTTTTTTTCTGGCTGACGGTGACTTTCCTGGCCTTAGCTCTGTCCCGCTCATTGGGTCATCTCTTCAAATATATCTTAATCTTTTCTGGAGCCGCCGAACTTTGGGAAATTATTCGGCCCGTCAGCGGCGGCATCAATACCCTGGCGTTTATGACGGTGGCGTCGGTAACCATGTTTTTTCACCATATCCAAGGCATCTACCGGAGAATGGAGGCCAATCATGCCGAACTGGAGTCGGTCAGCCGCGAAATTCTCAACCTGAACCGTGATCTCGAAACCCTGGTGATGGAACGCACCATGGCCGAGATGGCTTTAGGGGTAGCAGATGGCATCCGCAACCCGATCTGCGTGATCGGCGGTTTTAGTAACTTACTCTTGCGGCGTCTGACCCCGGAAGATCCATCCCGGGAATGGCTCCGGGCCATTGCTGAAGAGACTAAAAGAATGGAGCAGATGGTAGAGAAATTTGAGGCCTTGGCCAAGGAGCGGGAATATTTTTTCAGCCAGGAAGATCTCAATCTGATTGTCCAGGATGTCCTGACCATACTGGCACCGGAGGCCGAAGCGAAAAATTTAAGCCTGAAAGCAAAGCTCTGGCCGCAACCGCTGATCGGCAAGCTGAGCAAGCATCTTTTGCGGGTAGCGCTGTCGCATCTGCTCCGCAACGCCATCGAAGCCACCCCCCCCGGCGGCCAGATTGAGGTGGTCACCAGTTTAACAGACGATCAGGCCCATCTGGAGATCAGAGACACCGGTAAAGGCATGCCGGCGGAGGTGGTCGAAAAGGTCTTTGTCCCCTTTTATACCACTAAAATCGGCGGTACTGGCTTGGGTCTGGTCTTCGTGCGCCAGATCATTGAAGAGCATCGCGGCGACATCAATATTACCAGTCAGCCTGGCCAAGGGACCACAGTTTCGATCAACCTGCCGCAGCGGTTTACCGAGAGAACTGCTGAGGCTCCTCGCCCTCCCGATCAATAA